A stretch of Triticum aestivum cultivar Chinese Spring chromosome 1D, IWGSC CS RefSeq v2.1, whole genome shotgun sequence DNA encodes these proteins:
- the LOC123166576 gene encoding uncharacterized protein, producing MAMAPSASVVSFSARPSAALRPRAASVTAGAGGRVRAGAPKGGKWWAPLVGWSGRADYMEAAAPTRVVEQEEEKTFVGLTEEKARQLRARMSEMESFHDAMYHSAIASRLARST from the coding sequence ATGGCGATGGCACCGTCAGCATCCGTCGTCTCCTTCTCCGCCCGCCCGTCCGCTGCGCTCCGGCCGCGCGCCGCCTCCGTCACCGCGGGAGCTGGCGGGCGGGTCCGCGCCGGGGCGCCCAAGGGAGGCAAGTGGTGGGCGCCGCTGGTCGGGTGGTCCGGGCGGGCGGACTACATGGAGGCCGCAGCGCCGACGCGGGtggtcgagcaggaggaggagaAGACGTTCGTCGGCCTGACGGAGGAGAAGGCGCGGCAGCTGCGGGCTCGGATGTCGGAGATGGAGAGCTTCCACGACGCCATGTACCACTCCGCCATCGCGTCCCGCCTCGCCCGCTCCACCTAG